The following are encoded together in the Salvia hispanica cultivar TCC Black 2014 chromosome 6, UniMelb_Shisp_WGS_1.0, whole genome shotgun sequence genome:
- the LOC125196351 gene encoding uncharacterized protein LOC125196351 has protein sequence MDSDIKTVEQRLKSFTSQLHTECGILERLVYKHKNQHRRSSYFQYILKVRRDLQLLKSLNLDEVLESSFLVINGDRPKQKVQLLEGLKRRKTNSGKYNFLERLLGVTRLLSQIVEPLLKAAIEISMLLARSFFMKFSLVVLAVLARVRVLVQQMLLDAVLLYNTVSSLSQKEQSIKLKQEGFEVFREYFPRKEEAKILLECIWQKDKFVLVETTHKSEATGEEKDERGDISLSTQQILYENIEVILGVDDSGAAASVLPATDTNNVEENYSGAAGLKKDEKNVPEASDMAPSSSANIVSLEDVFTNSSAGSFSDTNRNKSAGDVSCSKSEVTCTETSLPAISTTSTLSRRVKKETSKKVAFVAVKQPAPSTTDQSRFPLKGTERNSNDLFFNLLTGGNKSGLL, from the exons ATGGACTCAGACATCAAAACAGTTGAGCAAAGATTGAAGTCTTTCACCAGTCAGCTTCACACAGAATGTGGAATTCTTGAGAGACTCGTGTATAAACACAAGAATCAGCATCGAAGATCCTCATATTTTCAATACATTCTTAAG GTAAGAAGGGATCTGCAGCTTTTGAAATCACTTAACCTGGATGAGGTATTGGAATCCTCTTTTCTGGTGATAAATGGAGACAGGCCAAAACAAAAGGTTCAGCTTTTGGAAGG TTTGAAGAGAAGAAAAACTAACAgtggaaaatataatttcctGGAAAGGCTTTTGGGAGTTACCCGTCTATTGTCACAG ATTGTTGAGCCTTTGTTGAAGGCGGCTAT AGAGATATCCATGCTTCTTGCTCGGTCATTTTTCATGAAGTTTTCACTGGTGGTTTTGGCTGTGCTTGCACGTGTTCGCGTACTGGTTCAACAA ATGCTTCTTGATGCTGTTCTTCTATACAACActgtttcttctctttctcaaAAGGAACAAAgtattaaactaaaacaagAAGGATTTGAG GTCTTTAGAGAATATTTTCCAAGAAAGGAGGAAGCCAAGATTTTACTAGAGTGCATTTGGCAGAAAGATAAGTTTGTCTTAGTTGAGACGACCCACAAAAGTGAGGCCACTGGTGAAGAGAAGGATGAGCGAGGAGATATCTCATTGAGCACTCAGCAAATACTATATGAGAACATTGAGGTTATACTTGGAG TTGATGATTCTGGGGCTGCAGCATCTGTACTTCCTGCAACCGATACAAACAATGTTGAAGAAAACTACAGTGGTGCTGCTGGattgaaaaaagatgagaagaATGTTCCAGAAGCTTCAGATATGGCTCCATCTTCTTCTGCAAATATAGTTTCCTTAGAAGATGTATTCACCAATTCATCAGCTGGATCGTTCTCTGACACAAACAGAAATAAGTCAGCTGGAGATGTTTCATGCTCCAAATCAGAAGTCACTTGCACAGAAACTAGCCTGCCTGCTATTTCAACCACATCGACCCTTTCAAGACGAGTCAAAAAGGAAACAAGTAAGAAGGTTGCTTTTGTAGCTGTTAAACAACCCGCCCCATCAACTACAGATCAATCGAGGTTTCCTCTAAAAGGCACAGAGAGGAACAGTAATGATCTATTTTTCAATCTCCTTACTGGTGGGAACAAGAGTGGTCTGTTGTAA